In Campylobacter sp. RM16187, the DNA window TTCAGGATGCTCTTTTAAATAAGCTTTGGCATTTTCTCTGCCCTGACCGAGTTTGTTTGCCTTGTAGCTAAACCAAGCTCCACTCTTATCTACGATATCAAGCTTCACGCCGTAGTCTATTATCTCGCCTTCTTTGCTAATTCCCTCGCCAAACATAATGTCAAATTCAGCCACTTTAAATGGAGGAGCGACTTTGTTTTTTGCTACTTTTACCTTAGTGCGGTTTCCTATAGGCTCTTCGTTTTGCTTTAAAGTAGCGATTTTACGAACATCTATTCTAACGGAGGCGTAAAATTTAAGCGCATTTCCACCCGTAGTAGTCTCAGGTGTGCCGTATCCCATAGCACCGATTTTCATACGAATTTGATTGATGAATATTACAGTTGTATTCATCTTGTGTAAAATTCCGGTGAGCTTTCTAAGAGCTTGAGACATCAAACGAGCCTGAAGACCTACGTGCTGATCGCCCATATCCCCTTCTATCTCGTTTTTAGGAGTTAGCGCAGCAACACTATCAACAACTATTAAATCAATAGCTCCGCTTCTGGCCAAAGTCTCTACGATATCAAGTGCTTGTTCGCCGTAATCTGGCTGAGAAATATAAAGATTATCCGTATCTACGCCCAAATTTGCGGCGTATTTTACATCAAGAGCATGCTCAGCATCGACAAAGGCGCATACTCCACCGGCCTTTTGAGCTTCAGCTATTATATGAAGGGTCAATGTAGTCTTTCCGGAGCTCTCTGGTCCGTAAATTTCTACGATTCTTCCTTTTGGCACTCCGCCTATACCAAGTGCCAGATCAAGTCCTAGCGAACCTGTAGATATGCTATCTATCGGCTCTATCTCTCTATCGCCAAGTCTGACGACTGTGCCTTTACCAAATGATTTATCAATCTGCTTTAAGGCTAGCTCTAGCGCTTTTTTCTTATCAGCATCAAGTTCAGCCGATCCTATTTTTTTATTATCCTCTTTTTCTACCGCCATTTGTTGCCTTTAAATTTTATAATTAAATTGTCTGATTTTATCAAATTTAAGATGAATTTCGGTTTATTTAATTTTTTAAAAAATATAAAGATAACTTCTAATAATGGGCTATTTAATCAACTATTCATAAAATTTAACCTATAATCTTAAAAAGGATTAAATTTGAGACATTTTAAAGATATAAGCGTCGCGCACTCGCCTGATGCCGATGATATTTTTATGTATATGGCGATAAAATTTGGCTGGGTTAATTCTACAAATTTGCGTTTTAGCAACCTCGCTTTAGATATCCAAACGCTTAACGAAGAGGCGCTAAAAGGCACTTACGACGCTACGGCGATCAGCTTTGGACTCTATCCGCTTATAAGAGATAGCTACGCTCTGCTTCGCTGCGCGGTTAGTTTTGGCGATGGGTACGGACCAAAACTCATTAAGAAAAAAGATAAAATTTTAAAGCGAAATTTTAGGGTCGCACTCTCAGGCAAGCACACTACAAACGCGCTTTTATTTCGCGTGGCGTATCCTGAAGCAAGGATAGTTTATAAAAATTTCTTAGAAATAGAAAATGCCGTTTTAAGCGGCGAAGTCGATGCGGGAGTGCTCATACACGAAAGCATCTTGACCTTTAGCGACGAGCTTTGCGTAGAGCGTGAAATTTGGGACATCTGGCGTGAGTTTGCGGGTGATAATTTACCGCTTCCGCTTGGCGGCATGGCTGTTAGAAGAAGCTTGCCGATAACTGACGCGATAGAGTGCGAGCGAGTGCTTACCAAAGCCGTTAAGATCGCAACCGATCACAAGCCGTTTTTATCGCACATGCTTATGGAGCGAAATTTGATCCGAGTCGATAAAGAAAAGCTTAAAATTTATCTAAATTTATACGCTAATGATAGCTCCGTATCGATGAACGAAACGCAGCTAAACGCCGTAAATAGGCTCTTTGAGATAGGCTACAAGCACGGCTTTTACGATGAATTAATCGACGCTCGCGACTATCTGGTGCCGACCGAATACAACGACATAAGGTTTAGCTAAATGCAATCAACCCTAATAGAGCTAGGCATAGAGACCTTTAAAACCGCGCTTTATCTTAGCTTTCCTATGCTTTTAGCTGGTCTAAGTGCCGGTCTTATCATCAGCATCTTTCAAGCGACCACACAGATAAACGAGATGACGCTAAGCTTCGTGCCAAAGATCATCCTCGTAGTCGTTGTTATCATATTTCTCATGCCTTGGATGGTGAGCATGATGGTTGATTTTACCATCCGCATGATCGAGTTTATACCGCATTTTGTTCAATGACCAAGCTTATTGATTTTTCTAAATTTACCTCGGTTAAAATAGGCGGCGTGCACGAGGTTTTGCTCATAGATAGCACGCAAGATGATACGCAAGGTCGCGTGATAATAGGCGGCGGAAATAACCTTTTAGTTTCGCCAAACCCTGCTCCGATGGCGATTTTAAGCGATAAATTTGACTATATAAAGCTTGAAGGCGAAATTTTAGAGATAGGTGCAGCTACAAAGAGCGGTAAAATTTATAATTTTGCCAAAAAGCACGATCTAGCAGGCTTTGAGTTTTTACAAAATATCCCGGGCACGCTTGGAGGCATGATCAAGATGAATGCGGGGCTTTGTGGAATTTCCATGAGCGACAACCTACTTGAAGTGCGTTTAAAACGAGGCTGGGTTAAAAAAGATGAGATAAAATTTGCTTATAGATATTGCGAGCTAAATGAAATTGCTTTTGCAGCCAAATTTAAAGCAACAAAAGGCTTTAACGCCGCACTTGCAAACGAATTTGCGTTTAAACGCTCAAACCAGCCAAAAGGAGCCAGCTTTGGAAGCTGCTTTGTAAATCCGGCGGGAGATTACGCGGGCAGACTTATCGAAGCCGTGGGGCTAAAAGGACACTCTATCGGCGGAGCAAAATTTAGCGAAAAGCACGCAAATTTCTTGATAAATTTTGATAACGCAAGCTTTGATGATGCGATAAATCTGATAAATTTAGCCAAGAAGCTGGTGCTGGAAAAATTCGGCGTAGAGCTAAAAACGGAAGTGGTTATAATTTAGATTAAAAATATAGTAAAAAAGTTATAATTCTTAAGATTTACTCGCAAGGAGGAGTCTATGAAAAAGTTATCTTTAATCCTGTTTTTAGTATTTAGTTGCTTGTCGGTAGCGCAAGCCGGACCAAATCACCACAATGGGCTAGTGGCGATAAGCAAGGGGCAGTGGAAGGATGCCGAACACTACCTTCAGCTAGGTTGCTATAAGGAAAAGAATAGCTCTTCTTGCAAAGAGCTTGGACAAATTTATGAGTTTGGACGCGGCTCTGATATCAAAAAAGATCTTGCACGTTCAAAGCAGGCTTATGAAAAGTGCTGCGAACTAGCATTTGGAAAAAGGGATGACTGCTGCAACAAAATCAAAGATAAAACAGCCGTAAGTCCTGAAAAAGGTTGCGAAAACGGTGATGCGGCAGCTTGCATAGACTACGGTTATGAAAAACAAGATGTAAAATACTACCAAAAAGCTTGCGATTTGGGCTCAAATTTAGGATGCTTGTGGACGGGATACTCATACACCGAAGGCAAAAACGGCGCACAGCACGATCCTAAAAAGGGCTTTGAGATATTTTCAAAGCTTTGTAGCGGCGGCTACGATGACGGTTGCAAATTCTTAGCAATGGGTTATAGAGACGGCAAAGGTGTAGATAAAAACATAGACAAAGCGATCGAAATTCTAAGCCAAATTTGCGGGGGCGAAAGATTTGACGGATGTGCTAAGCTAGGCGAAATCTACCAAGACGATAAATACGGCAAAAAAGACGAGATAAAGGCATTTGAGTATTATCTGTTAGCCTTTACGAAAAAGGATCATGAGGCGTCAGGAAAATATGTAAAAAATAAAGACAATGCCGCAAAGGCTTGCGAAGCCAAAATCGCTATCGGATGCCAATATGCGGGCTCTGCATACTACCAAGAAAAGCAGTTTGCTAAAGCAATGGAATATTCCGACAAAGGTTGCGAACACGGCTTAATCGACTCTTGCATACTTGCAGGTTTTACATACTATCTGCCACCGGATGAAAGTGGGGTTACAAAAGATCTTGACAAGGCCAAAATTTACTTCAAAAAATGCTGCGAGTTAGGTTCTAGTCGATGCTGCAGCCTATTAGATAATATCAAATAAACTCACGGGCGCAAATGAGTTAAATTTGCGCCTAAATTTACTTTTTAAACTCTACTTTTTGCAGTCTTTCGGAGATGAAATTTCGCCGTCCTA includes these proteins:
- the recA gene encoding recombinase RecA encodes the protein MAVEKEDNKKIGSAELDADKKKALELALKQIDKSFGKGTVVRLGDREIEPIDSISTGSLGLDLALGIGGVPKGRIVEIYGPESSGKTTLTLHIIAEAQKAGGVCAFVDAEHALDVKYAANLGVDTDNLYISQPDYGEQALDIVETLARSGAIDLIVVDSVAALTPKNEIEGDMGDQHVGLQARLMSQALRKLTGILHKMNTTVIFINQIRMKIGAMGYGTPETTTGGNALKFYASVRIDVRKIATLKQNEEPIGNRTKVKVAKNKVAPPFKVAEFDIMFGEGISKEGEIIDYGVKLDIVDKSGAWFSYKANKLGQGRENAKAYLKEHPEVAEEIVTAIKGSMGVDHIIGSSKDDDDASEVGDE
- a CDS encoding menaquinone biosynthesis family protein, with the translated sequence MYMAIKFGWVNSTNLRFSNLALDIQTLNEEALKGTYDATAISFGLYPLIRDSYALLRCAVSFGDGYGPKLIKKKDKILKRNFRVALSGKHTTNALLFRVAYPEARIVYKNFLEIENAVLSGEVDAGVLIHESILTFSDELCVEREIWDIWREFAGDNLPLPLGGMAVRRSLPITDAIECERVLTKAVKIATDHKPFLSHMLMERNLIRVDKEKLKIYLNLYANDSSVSMNETQLNAVNRLFEIGYKHGFYDELIDARDYLVPTEYNDIRFS
- the fliQ gene encoding flagellar biosynthesis protein FliQ produces the protein MQSTLIELGIETFKTALYLSFPMLLAGLSAGLIISIFQATTQINEMTLSFVPKIILVVVVIIFLMPWMVSMMVDFTIRMIEFIPHFVQ
- a CDS encoding UDP-N-acetylmuramate dehydrogenase — its product is MTKLIDFSKFTSVKIGGVHEVLLIDSTQDDTQGRVIIGGGNNLLVSPNPAPMAILSDKFDYIKLEGEILEIGAATKSGKIYNFAKKHDLAGFEFLQNIPGTLGGMIKMNAGLCGISMSDNLLEVRLKRGWVKKDEIKFAYRYCELNEIAFAAKFKATKGFNAALANEFAFKRSNQPKGASFGSCFVNPAGDYAGRLIEAVGLKGHSIGGAKFSEKHANFLINFDNASFDDAINLINLAKKLVLEKFGVELKTEVVII
- a CDS encoding tetratricopeptide repeat protein, coding for MKKLSLILFLVFSCLSVAQAGPNHHNGLVAISKGQWKDAEHYLQLGCYKEKNSSSCKELGQIYEFGRGSDIKKDLARSKQAYEKCCELAFGKRDDCCNKIKDKTAVSPEKGCENGDAAACIDYGYEKQDVKYYQKACDLGSNLGCLWTGYSYTEGKNGAQHDPKKGFEIFSKLCSGGYDDGCKFLAMGYRDGKGVDKNIDKAIEILSQICGGERFDGCAKLGEIYQDDKYGKKDEIKAFEYYLLAFTKKDHEASGKYVKNKDNAAKACEAKIAIGCQYAGSAYYQEKQFAKAMEYSDKGCEHGLIDSCILAGFTYYLPPDESGVTKDLDKAKIYFKKCCELGSSRCCSLLDNIK